The sequence TGTAGACACGTTAAAGggaaaattcataaaaaaaaaaattctatatatatatattctgttatcatttactcacccatacgTACCATAccaagagatgttaggcagaatgttaccctCAGAAATACAATAGGAGATAGGGAGTTCCTTCTCTTTTccttccaatgaaagtgaatagcgaCTTagggtaacattctgcctaacatctctttttgtgtcccatggaagaaagaaagtcataggtttggaacttggaacaacatgacagaaTGTTctgttttggggtgaactatccctttaacatgtcTGAAAACATTCAAATTCGCTGGGTTTATGCTTTATAACAGCGTTTGAGCTTGTGGCATTTTCATCGGAATGTAAAGAGGATATAATGGAACAAGAAAAGCATAACTGTGTGGCAAATAATTATGACTCCAATAGTTTCTAAATTTTAAAACATGGCAatgtatacttttttatttacttttaatttatttaacctTTCAAgtataaatgcaaatatatatatatatatatatatatatatatatatatatatatatatatatatatatatatatatatattattattattattattattttttacaaatacttcaaattgttagctgggataggctccagcccccgcgaccctgtacgcaggataagcggttgacgatggatggatggatggacttcaaATTGTTCCCCCACACATCAGTTATCATGAACAAGACATTATTCTTTAAAgtcttataaaaaaataaaaattctcttatcatttactcaccctcatgccatcccagatgtgtatgactttctttcttctgctgaacacaaacaaagattttttgaatcactctcagcactgtaggtccaagtgaatgggtgccaaaatgttgaaatcCACTTAAggacaacataaaagtactccacacGAGacaggtggttaaatccatgtctcctgaggcgatttgataggtgtgggtgagaaaaagatcgatatttaagtccttttttactctaaattctcctcatgctcagtcaatctccatatTCTCTTTTACATTCATATTCTTACTGCATATCACCCCATACTCGGCAGGGAAGAGAgtttatgaaaaaaagaaaatgacttaaatatttaaatgtttcgcacccacacctatcatatcgtgtctgaacacatggattaactactggagtcatatggattacttttatgctccttttatgtagattttggagcttcaaaattatgGCACCTTGTATTGTGAGaatctacagagctaaaatatttttctaaaaatctttatttgtgttctgcagaagaaagaaatgtatccacatctgggatgccagaaggatgagtaaatcataagagaatttttgggtgaaatatctatTTAAACTGCTAGTGGATATGTGTGTGATATTTtcgttgttgtgtttgtgtgtttctttctttctttttggaaaaatgttttgaaagtaAATTTGTAAAAGGCGCTGCCTTTCAGATTCCAAATCTGCTGTTTGTGGTACAGGGTCACACTAGCATTACTGAGTATCACCCTATACATCAGAgaaactcatcatttactcatcctcatgccctTCCAAACCCATTGTGAATTCAAtattccatggaacactaaaggtGAGAGGTTGTTCTGGCTGCTCTAAATACAACTAAAGCATTTAAGTATGAAAAGTACATACAAttcatgcacattattccaagAATGAAGCTATatgatttttaaacatttcttaTTTTGAGTTCAATgcaagaaaggaagtcatactggtttgaaatgacatgagggagtAGATAatgactttttgggtgaactaggtgTAGTGAAAGAATTACAGTACAGGAACTGAACTGTTAGGTTTCCATCTTAATATTGTATATGGCAGTTTAAGGTCTTTCTCATGGGTTTGTCTGGCTGGGAGATGTCTCACAGTTTCCTTGTGAAAGAGAGTTCCCTCAAGTATCCAAGCCTGGTGAAATTAGGAAGGAAATTTACTCCTTCCTCACATTGTGAACTGCAGGAAGGGGTGGCCATCACCCACTGATAGACTTTTCCTCCAGAGCAGCCCACAGTGCCCTGCTCACCGGCTGGGCAAATGCTTCCTCATTAGCTTAGCTGCTGTCAAGACAATTGAGGACCTCAAATTCCTTCTTGTGTCAAAGAGAAAATATTTGTAGGTAACAAAATTTCTTTTTACTTTCATTTGTATTTTAGTTTatcataaaaattttaaatatctcACCTTATTTCGCACAGTAACTTTAGGACTTCAGAATCTTGTTCATAGTTTTACAAAGCCAGTCTTTGTTCTCGTTATTATATTTTGGTTGTGAATTTTTGCcataataattattgttaataatagtgGGGCAGCTTAAAGTAAGCGGTTAGGTAAGCGTGAATGGGCAGAAATGTATTTTGTGCATTTGTACTACTTGGCACCTCTTGGTACCTCCTGAATGTTTTTTCTGTCTGTTTACCAAGgacattttcttcatgttttttttttttgtatttaaccgCACATTTGCAAGGCTTCAACTgatgttttaaaaaacatacagtaaCTATATTCAGTGTCATCAACTTTGTGATATCTTATACTTTTTCATATTCTGGAAAATTAATTTCACTCTTGTCGTCATCAAATCTGTACTGAAGCTTAATGAAGTGCAATTCCATGAGactataattcaaaataaaagagaCATGGGCTTGGAAGAATCACGGCTTCTCCACAGCTAGTGTTGTTCAGACTAAAAGCTGCACTTACAGAGAACCACAATGCCTGTGTCTAGACCATATGCTTAGTAATGCATTTCTTTATCCTAATTTAGCTCCAACTGGAGTGTTCACTAACCACAGGAAACTTAATTCAAACTTTTAAGATGCAGATTTAGCTTCTGGATTTAACATAAAATGTGAGAATTGCTCATAACTATCATTTACATATGCTTAAATTGAGATTATAGGGATAACATACTCTTCTCTCTCCCAGGTATAGCTGTTATCATGGCAACCAGTGCAGTCCCTAGCGACAACCTCCCAACATACAAACTGGTGGTTGTGGGAGACGGAGGTGTGGGCAAGAGTGCTCTTACCATCCAGTTTTTTCAGAAGATTTTTGTGCCAGATTACGACCCTACTATTGAAGATTCCTACTTGAAACACACAGAGATTGATGGCCAGTGGGCGATTTTGGATGGTATGACCCAATACCTCATCAGACTGCAGTCATTCTCTGTATTCTCATAACATTCTGTATAGTTGCAGACTTAACAGTATGTCAAGCTTTTAGTCTGGTCTTAGATGGTTTAGGTGACTGATCATCTGAACTACCAGCCGTTGGGGCAGAGGTCTGATTTATAGAATACCCTGGCTAAGCTGGTGGTTTAGCTGGTTAACCATGTTTCAAACAGCTTCAACtgctttttaaagaaacattatgTAATTTCTGTGTCTCTAGTGGAGACTTGTGTCTCTGCAAAGCAAACATTGGTGTTTTACAATCAGTGGGTGTTTTTCAAACCGGAATGGATGTTTTAACCGCTTCACACAATTTGCCAACTATATTGAGATTCCCTACATTCATTAGGTAGTTCATAAAACGCCCATCTGGGTttggaaatgcccactgattAATACGTTGAGATTCCCTACTGTCATTGCATATTTGAAAATTACCCAATGCCCGGTTTCAAAATGGCCACAAATTGGAAAACGGCCATTATTATTCAGCAGAAACCTATACTAgctctagtggcaccaaatgaaaCCACGAGTACAATTACTTTTTCTGAGTACACCACCAGTATGCCATCAGTTGAACAGGTAGTCCCACTCCAAACTCATGGCATTGGTTGAATTTCTGAACACTTTTTGTGAAAATCAACcttcaaatggcttacttatagttgtgtcTATATATTAAGCTGTGATTTAtgaaagtattttattttcttaaaaaacaccTTTAAAATTTAAGGGgatttttgcctttaatttttaGGACAGTAGAGAGCCAACCAAGAAACAGTGGGGAGAAGGTGGGGGTGGGCGGGTGGGGTGTCAGATTGGCTACATCTGTGACCAACTTGAACAGGTTGATCTGCTTGATCTTAGGCTGGTATGACCTGGGTTTTCCAGCAGGACTGACTAAAATcaatttgattacatttccttCTCTGATCTGATTTGCATTTGTTCCTTGCAGTTTTAGACACAGCTGGTCAAGAGGAATTCAGTGCCATGCGAGAGCAGTACATGAGGACTGGTGATGGTTTCCTTATTGTGTTCTCTGTGACGGACAAGGCCAGCTTTGACCACATTGACCGCTTTCACCAGCTCATCCTACGAGTGAAAGACCGGTCAGAACTTCAATATACCTCATACAAAGCTCAAGACCACAACAACTATTCGCCAAGTTGATATTGATATTTCATAAGAAAGACTGCTTATTTTCAAGAAAATGCTTGGTTCCATCTACCAAAATATTAAGTTTGTTTCATGTCTCCAACAGGGAGTCTTTCCCCATGGTCTTGGTGGCCAACAAAGTGGACCTGGTTCATCTGAGGAAAGTGACAAACGAACAGGGTTGTGAGATGGCTGCCAAACACAACGTGAGTCCATAGATACCACAGCAAATGTTATACAAAACTCAGCACTACTTTTTGTTcagattttcaatgtaaacattctTAACACTGTTCTGACACAGATCCTTTAGCATGAATTAAAGGTAcacttagcttttttttttattattgttgcacTGGTTGATGTGACAGTTGTCTTAGTTACCAATGCCATGGTATTAAAATGCTATAAAACtttataaaagttatccatatgacttcacAAAATTCCGAATTGTCTGAattcatacaatagctttgttaGATGAACACATTCACATTTAAAGGGTTCTTgaaatgctgttttttgtttataacatttttttttgaaTAGTTAtattatcttccctgagttcCATGTtagtaatttttattattttttagggccactgttttagggcctctgtatgaacactcggttttggcctcagctcctcctttaaacatCAATGTATTGTTCTGCTTGGCtaactgttctgattggcttaaatcatgcagcccctcaaattcagccacaTTTGAATACataaactcaatcggaagagaatgaacaaactCCACAAGACTACAACATTTATAAAATTCATTTTCAGTGTTTATAGTTAGCATCCAAcaaattgcatctgaatatataaaactgttcatcttaagcacaactgttaacactcgcACCCTGACTACACCGGACGCAAGAGTcccgtcaaaagcaatagaacccattataatctattatgctgtctaccatggaagtaTCTGTTGCGACTCGTCGTGccgacagtaaacagatgtcccattccattttgcgcTACTACTATAAAAAGCACAAATACatggtttagaaagtttgtgttgTCTGGTGTAGACAACCTCAAGCCATTTTGTCAACGGATGTGCCCGGTGTAAACTGTGTCAGcagcataaactatcaaacagtcatgacatttgaaatagtcATGAAAGGAactgtttacttacatttttaatcTGGCCCAAGTGTTTTAACTTCCCATCCTTCAGTAACAATTCCTTAGTAAAGTCTGAATCGTTTTCTGACTGGTTCGCAAGCAAAACatgcaatccatgctgaaatacaCTGAAGACACATGATGCACACATAGTCCAAGGCACAATGAAGATGCtaacatccagtttccagtatccgGAACAGTAGCTGGAAACGCATTGAAACTATCAAAGACTTCCATTTAGTGTGTGTTTActtacaccaacaattaaaaatagcgcagatgggtgGTGTTCAGTAATAGTTAGGCCTGTTTGTCCTGCTCACTCTCTCGCTGAGTATGAACTGAGCCCCAGTGggcattgatgttgttgctgtagaggcggtcatgaattaatgagtacactttgtgacatcacaatattatggaagtagagaacaaggcgTTTTGGTagcataaatgcttttattgcattggggattttGTTTTGAGTTATGAAAttcacattattttttaatagtAGAAAGACcttttatttgtcaaaatatcaaggaaaatttgattcctcatgacatgacccctttaatttgtcatttgttaAGTTatagggctctatttttgtgagtgcATGTTATTTTCTTGTCACGTTGCACAACAAACTGCTCCAAGTATCCCTGGCTGCAGCTTGCTGAACAGGGCGGGGCTACACATGTTCTCTACCCATAACTTAATCTCATTGTCTCTGTTATCATTTATAGGTATGCATGATAGGAAATACGTTTTAAAATAGTTTAGCCCGATTATTTTGTTTATAGTGCTGTGGCTTGTAAGTGATATGAAATTGTGTTCTACCTCATGGTGCATTGCAAACAAATGTAGTAGGTGTCGACTAATCCTACTACGGTGATGATTCAACTATAATATTAATGCGGTTGTAGtcagtgttaaaataatttagcaaGATCATTATGATTTTAGTGCTATGACTCATAAGTGATATGATTTTGTGTTGTACCTCACATGTCACTTCAAACAAATGTAAGACTGAGTCACACGGACTGATGAACAAATTGTGATGTGTCTGCTGTCATTCAAATCTGTAAATCAAAAAGCTGAATAaagaaataatgatcaaatgattatataatgataaatataaacatatttccaAATATCCTAATATTGGGGGACTGAAAACAAAAACCCACGTTGTTCgttcattcatttattaattcattcaaaAGGCATGAGAGCAGCTATGCATGTACTTATAGTCTCCTGGTTTTTGCCATAACAGCTCATCATGAGTGATTATTTGCATAATTAATATTagattaaaggtggggtatgtgatttgcaaaacggccggcagattttgaaaatacacaactcataaggtcctaccttctctcctccaacgctggccctgactccacccattcgaaaaacatggacgcgcaatcatgcacgagcgaaaactcagatgcgcagtgttctagcagtgttctagactcactagtcaaacagtgcattcacctgtcagacaatttttcagagcaaattgttgacacagcaggaggaggggtcgcataccactcttgaaaggtgtagagctgattttatcataactgtaaaaaaaagaacatagccagccctggcgtctgtacagcggtcttctattcaaaacaggattcatagaaatgtggaacaaccccactagcactataaaagctctattctccatacataaatacaatcgcttcctgttactgggttaCTGAGCTTTGAGTATGCAcacgaacgggacacgcagcgccagggtggtgggggagggggcatggtacgaccgtttgattgacacattttctgtccaatgattctagatggtcttgaaaatgattggctggagtttttcgagtcctgcccgttccacagatgattaaattgcttaattttcatttcagtgcttctaatttacagccagtaagtgggttaggaataggatttcaagttattttgaaaaaatggtcaaaaaagaaaatcaaataccCCACCTTTAATTCATTGACCAAGTTTGCTTTATACGCACCGTCCATATCTGCTTGCTCTATTGATTACGCTGGATAGGAATGTAGTAATTTTGTTATGCCATTCTTGAGATAGTTGCGGTGCTTTTGCTCATATTCTATATTGATTCATATTAATTTCATTGAAGGGTTGTAAACGATTATCTTTCCTCCTCACTCCAAACATGTGATCTCCATTATCTTGTCGGCCTAAAAATTACTTTCTAATTCACATGCACACAGAAAACAGTGGCAGTTAATAAATAGTCTGATACAGTGGAAAATAAGGCATATTGCATGAGGCATATATAATCTACTGTTAAAACTGTACTAACAAACTGGTGCATGagcacaaaaaacacatatacatGCTTTTCAGTTTAAGATATGTGCATTTGTTTAAGAATATTTTCACGTCAGTTTCAGCCTTTATGTAAATCCCGATTTGTCCCTCACTTTTAACGTAGGATAAAATCAATGGAATTTAGAATTGAATATCACATACAAGTAAGCTCTATAAACAAATTGTTTGGCTGAACTTTTCAATATCTCTTAAACAATGATAACACACGAGCAACGACTACCACATCTCCTATCATTTATGTCTATGAAAGATGAACGAGCCAATAAACGTAGCCCTGCCAAATTCTGCGGGCTGCAACCAGGTGATTCTCAAATCCACACAGAGTTAGTGATTGTTTATATAGCCCA comes from Xyrauchen texanus isolate HMW12.3.18 chromosome 18, RBS_HiC_50CHRs, whole genome shotgun sequence and encodes:
- the mrasa gene encoding ras-related protein M-Ras → MATSAVPSDNLPTYKLVVVGDGGVGKSALTIQFFQKIFVPDYDPTIEDSYLKHTEIDGQWAILDVLDTAGQEEFSAMREQYMRTGDGFLIVFSVTDKASFDHIDRFHQLILRVKDRESFPMVLVANKVDLVHLRKVTNEQGCEMAAKHNITYIETSAKDPPMNVDRAFHELVRVIRQQVPERSLKKKKKMKWRGDRAMNSHKLHCVML